ATTTGGAGAAACAATTGCATACGTCAACCACGTTAGAGATAATGCGTGATGATAAAAATCACCTGAATGTTGCTGCTCTCTGCAAGCTTAACAGCAGTGTCATAATACGACATCCGCAGCATGTAATCAACAAGCATCCTCTTCAGCCGGGTGTTATTCCACTCTGACATATTTTCCAGTTCTGCAGATTCTAGATGTTCCAGACGAGCCCGGCATTTTTGTGCTTGTAGGTGCTCTGTTCGACTTCCATCTTCCGACTGTCACATCAACCAGTAACTTGTGTAAACGGCTTATTGCCAATATTAATCTAGTTTCACCAAGTATCCTAACTACCATGACAGAAACCGAATGATTCTGTTGCTGATGTATGTATTACTAACCTATACAATGACAATTTCAAGCAGATGATCAAACCAAACAGCACAATGAAACATAACAAAAGGAAACTCGAAATCAAAATTAACCTTCTCTTGCGCTTGTCATTTGATCAATCTAATCAAGAAACCAAAATCTAAACCTAGCTTTTCACCAACGAAATTCAATTTGCTTCATCAATTAACTGTTTTATAATTTCTTCGTGTCAACAACCAACAGTTATTTCTAATCTATAGATCAATCCACAATTTCCCCAAACACAAACAAATTATAACAAATCCTTCAGGATTTTATTGTAAAAATTATCACGCATAAATTCAGATGAACATACTTTTCTTTTGAGGCCCTGCAGTCGGGAGACGAGAGAGCTGAGTTGATCAACAGCTTCATCTCGCGTCAGTTCGGagtcggcggcggcggagacTCCGGAAATTACTGCGGAAACCTCTTTCTCAATGGTGCGGTGATTGGAGCGGATCGTCTTTTTGTAGTGTTCGAAAGGCACGCGGAGTAACTGATGCTCCAGTTTGAGAGACTCAGCTAGCTTACCGGATTtagacggcggcggcggcgcggcgggCGCTGCCGCGACGACGGAGCTGCCGTTTGGGAGCTGCGAATCCACCTCCATCGGAGACGACGACGACATtttccccaatttttttttgtttattttttttcttcttctcgtAGTGAGTGGATCGATCTATCCCTTTAACCGCAAAGAATTGGTTATTAAACTtccataaaataattaaatttgcaCATAAATTTGTGTCAAACGCTTTTTTTCCAATTAATTAGACTCAATTAATCAACTCTAATATAATCATCTTATCTGAGATTTATATATCGAAAATCGAGATCACTAGAAGCAAGGTGTCAATATGGAAAGGCCACATAAGAAACATTAGCATTGAACTTATTGGCACTATCAATTTATCGAAATTTAAGCTTATAAGACAAGTTTGAACTTGTGAGCAATTGAGTATCATATATCGAAAATGAGGTCATCCTGATATATCATAATTGAGCTTAATTTAAGCATCCAACTTTTGAGTTTGTGACATTAAAATTGACTTGTAGGAATCGATAGCCAAAAAGTGGCATGTCATTCGGATCGATCACAAGTCCACAACTGACATTTGAGCATTAGATTTGTGAACATCACAATGTGATATATTCATATCCAAACGCTAAATATAAGTAAAACTCAAAACACTTGCAGTCCATTAGATATTGTGATCTAACGGTTAGATTAATGGCACgcgtcatctaataatgtagatttgtagcctaataatgtagctcggataataatgtagcattttagtATAGTAATATAGATTTTCAGTCTAATAATATAGTTCGACTAATAATGTAAACTTTTAATACAATAATATAGCTTATCACAACATCCAATCCAATAATTCAAGGGCTGTTATTTGTGCTGTGTTTGACACAGAGAAGCTGCAATGACCCTAATATGCCCCATCTTCACATATGCAAAGCTTGTGAGATCAAATTCGACTTTTGAGTATCAACAACATAAAGACATAAAGCGACGTGTCATTTGAAAAGACTACATTTGATGTCCAAGCatcatttcatttcaaaataaatgaaatgatGTGTCTATTTCTATTCAACTTTAATTGGTTTTTGAAGTtaatttatactaataaaaaaaggtGGAATTCTTACATTTTTATAGTATGTATTTACAAAGTTTGTTGAAGAAACTAAATACCCAAAAGTGGATAGTAATGTAATGTGTGCTTATAGAGCACATTAACTCATTTTTGATAGAAACACAAAATTATGGGTTAAAGCTTAGAGTCCAACTCTATTACGTCGACACGATCATAACACGATAATTTAGTGTCGTGTTCGTCTTCGTGTCGGAAACTGCCCGTCTTTTTCCACGAGTGCAGCCAGAGGCGATCATGCAGACGCTCTTCTCCGGCCCCAAACATCTTGTCAACCCTTTCACCGTCTCTGTAGAAATGGAACGTGGGCGTGTACCGTATGTGCTGCGTCGTCTCTGGGCATTCGTCGATATCAGCATAAACAAAAGACAGCTTCGAAAACTTGCTGATTAACTCGCAGAATGCCGGGAGGATCTGACTGCAAACACCGACACCTGACAAATTGAAAACAACCAATCATTTGCCTTTcaagcatttcatcaaacagtgTTAAAGTAAATTCATCTCTCAAGCATTTCTTCACACAATTTTTACTCAGTTTAATCTTCAAGCATTTCTTCAAACACTTTCAAGTCAGTTTTCATCTCCAAGCATTTCTTCGAATACTTTATACAGATTCATCTCTCAAACATTTTATCAACCACCTAAACTAATTTTTCATCTTTCAAGCATTTCATCGAACAACACGCGCTAACAGAAGCATAAACAAAGAAATCAGTTGATAACCGTAGTTGATAACCGTCTGCAAATCAGATTTAACCGCAAAGAAATCAGTTCGAGAGTCAATCACTCTCATTCAACAAATACGATACATATACGAAACAAAGAGGGAGAATTAGCTTACGGGGCTTCTGGAGGCTTTGATTTGGCGAAAGATTTTCTTCAAACTGTCATCGCTAGTAGCAGTAACGAGATTGGATTTAGCATTTTTAAGCAAGTTTGAGGGCGAATTGCTCTCTGCAACTCCTTGAATCTCTTCCTTCTCCATGCCTTGAAGCTTTTCCTCTTTCATTATTTCTAAGctgaaaaaaaatgagagaaattgAAGATTACACGAGCAGCCGCCCATCTCCTGTGGATTTGAACGCTGAGCCgaaagggagttccggcacacctaCGTCTACTTTTAGACGGCCCATTGGCACCAAGGCTGCCAATGCCCAGGCCAAAGGGAAGGCGAAGGCGGCCGTGTATGGATCGGCTCCCCCCACAGTTTGCGCCTCCTCCGTCTGCTCAGCTCATGGCCTCAGCGATCGAGGAGTTCGGAGGTTTTCACGAGGTTGTTGAGTATAGGTTTATACTTGACGCCCAAAACAGCCTTCATCAGGAAACCAATCCGGAAAAACGACAGAGGACTGAGAAGATGATCAAGAATTTGAGCCAGAAGTTAAATTTAGATGActagttagttttttttaatttagtaatttagTTTAATATAGTTTTTTTAGCTAAGTatgatgtagttttttttaattaagtaatgtagttttttttcatttgtggggtttaatataatatattttggtattttagtaattaaaaacaaaattaaaaataataatattaaaattaaaatgaaaaatggataAACACTAGGCACCACTAGGGCTCCGATTAGGACTTCACCATTGCAGAAAGAAGGGGCATGCTGATTTAGCAACCACTAAGCTCTCATTAGGGCTTTCACTAGGGcttccattgtggatgctctaacaaggTCGAGACTTTGTGTTGCGGGTGGCCTATGCTCACAAGGCCCCACTATAAATAGACGCTCCGCTCCGCAAGACGCGCTACATCAAAATTTAAACTTTCGGCGGTTGACTATATTACCCTTCTCTTTCCATTAAATCTCAATCAAATCTAATCATTATCGATTTACACTCAGTAGTGAAGCTGTATTTTCAACGGCCGCCTTCTTCAATTTCGCtactaagggtgtccactatgggtAAGGCGGGGCGGTCGGCGTGAAGGAgggcggagggagaaggaaGGCGCGGCTATCATAGTGAAGGGGGTGTCCGCCTCGGAGGTGGACGCGGCGAGGGGGGAGGGAGGCGGCGGATGCGGGATagccgcgtgcggggcgaggacgcggcgggcgtccctatagccgcgcctataggcgcgcctcCTATAGCGGAGGACAACCGCCGCGGCTGGCGATTTtccgattttttaatttttttttttttttacacttcaattcacctataaatacaccccactccattcattattttcacaccattccaatacaacatctatacaaatttctctcactacaaatTTGGGACGGAAATGAACAATATGTGGAGAGACAACTGGAATGCTCTGCTTCAACAGatgcaacaccaggccgcccagcAGGTAGCGGCCGATTTTGCAGACGAGGCGGAGGCTGCGGAGGATCCGATCCCTCGCACCATTACTCAGcggcggacaatcccacgagaccacgtcggtgctcaccaacgtttaatggatgattactttgtggataacccccgttatccacccgagatattccgccggagattc
This genomic interval from Salvia splendens isolate huo1 chromosome 13, SspV2, whole genome shotgun sequence contains the following:
- the LOC121761329 gene encoding thioredoxin-like 3-3; translated protein: MGGCSCNLQFLSFFFSLEIMKEEKLQGMEKEEIQGVAESNSPSNLLKNAKSNLVTATSDDSLKKIFRQIKASRSPTVINYGVGVCSQILPAFCELISKFSKLSFVYADIDECPETTQHIRYTPTFHFYRDGERVDKMFGAGEERLHDRLWLHSWKKTGSFRHEDEHDTKLSCYDRVDVIELDSKL